GTTCCGCATTGGGCCTGACGTGGATGTTTCTACAAAACGTAAGTCTTATCCTTATCTATACCGTCGTATTCTATTTTATAGGTATTAGATCCCAGGGTGAAAATTCCATAGAATATTTTTCTAATGTACTCAGCGGACTTTTGTTTTGGATACCTCTCCAGGAATATCTGATCAGAGGAACCGGAATTCTAACGGACAATAGGCAATTGATTAAAAGATCTCCTCTTGGCCCTGAAATTTTCCTTTGGATTCCTTTTGTGCAGTTTTTATTGCATTGGGCAGTGACTTCTATCCCGATCTTTATCTTTTTGGGTTGGGCAGGCAAGCTTGGGATCTGGAGTTTACCTCTATCTTTTCTGTCCATGTTTTGCACCGGATTATTTTTAGCCTGCCTTCAAAGTTATCTAGCAAGAGTGAATATTATTCTAAGAGATATTTCTCCTTTGGTAAGGCTATTGACCCAATTTTTATTTTGGGGATTACCAATTCTTTATGAGTCCAAAGGTATTTTAGGAAAATTGAATGTGTTTAATCCGTTCTTCTTCCCTTTGGAAATTTTTAGATCCGCATTGCTTGCTGGATATGAATCGAAGGCTGGGATTTTGGACTTTCTTCCTTTTATAGGAATTTTTCTCGGGATTTTTCTATTAAGCCGTACTAAACTAAATCAAATAGTGTTGGATCACCTTTGATCAGGATAGAGAATATTTCCAAGACCTACCAAGGTTATAGTAAACCTTGGAATAGACTCTTAAGCGCTGCGACCTTCGGTTATTTCGGCTTGGATGTAAAATACAAGGCATTAGATGGGATTTCTTTTTCCGCGGAGAAGGGAGAAGTGATCGGTATCATCGGTCGCAATGGCGCGGGAAAATCCACGTTACTCAAATTATTGACCGGAGTTTCCAAAGTGGATTCCGGAAAATTAGAGAAGAAGGGGACTATTCGTTCTATCTTAGAATTGGGTGTCGGTTTTAATCCTGAACTTTCCGGAGAGGAAAACTTATATTATAACGGTTTGGTTTGGGGATTGGATCCTGAGGAACTTATCCGATCCTCCGAAGAAATTTTTCGTTTTTCCGGTTTGTCTGAATTTCGCAAAAGCCCTTTAAAAAATTATTCTTCCGGAATGACTATGAGATTGGGATTTGCACTCGCGACTGCAAAACGCCCGGATATCTTGATTGTTGACGAGGCTTTGGCTGTAGGTGACGCAAGCTTTCAGCAAAAAAGTTTAAATAGATTCCGCAAGTTTTCGGAAGAAGGAACTCTAACTTTGATCGTTAGCCATGATCTTGAACTTTTAAAATCTGTCTGCACTCGACTTCTTGTTTTAGAAAAAGGGAAATTGGTATTCGACGGAGATCCGATAGACGGTTTTAGAGAATATATGCAGATCATTGCATCTTCTTCTTTGGAAGGAAACACAAAGATCCTAGATAAGGATTCTCTGGTCGAGTCTTTGGATGTGGAGATCCAATACGCAGGTAAATCTAATCCTTCTATTCTGCCTGTGGGCGCCGAGATATTATTGAGAGTGGTCGCGTCATTTCGCTCTTCTCTGGAAGATCTTACCGTCGGTTTTCATATTGATGATCATCGAGGGATCCGTGTTTTCGGAACGAATACATTTCATATAGGCGGGCGCCAAAAAGATCTAAAGCAGAAGGAACCCGTTCGGATTGATTTTCGTTTTCCGATGAATCTTTCTCCGGGCAAATACTCATTGGGGATCGCATTACATTCAGGTGAAAGTCATGCGGAAGGTTCCTATCTTTGGAAGGATGGGGTTCTGCAATTCGAGTTGGAAAGATTAGATGTTCCAAAGTTTGAAGGGGCGGCTTGGATCCCGGTCAAAGTAGAGGCGAAAAAAGGGGATTTCTCGGGATAAATTCCTTCCCAGCCTTCCCTTTGAAAGGATTCTGGTTTCCGTATGAAAGTTTGCGTAATTGGAAGCGGCTATGTGGGCCTTGTGGCCGGAGCTTGCTTTGCGGAATATGGAAATCATGTGATCTGCGTGGATAAGGACTCTAAAAAAATAGAGGACTTGAAAAAAGGAATCATACCTATTTACGAACCTGGTTTGTCAGAATTGGTTTTGAATAACCATAAAGAGAACCGACTGGGTTTCAGTACTTCTATCCAAGAAGGAGTAGAAGGCTCAGAAATCATTTTTATCGCGGTTGGAACTCCAACATCCGAAGACGGATCCGCGGATTTGAGTGCAGTATTCGCGGTGGCGGAACAAATCGGAAAATCCATCAACGGTTATAAGGTAATCGTGGATAAATCCACCGTTCCTGTAGGAACTGCGGCTAAAGTAAGGGAAATTATTTCCAAAAACACCAAACATGAATTCGACGTGGTCTCCAATCCTGAGTTCTTAAAGGAAGGCGCTGCAATCGATGACTTCATGAGGCCTGAAAGAGTTGTGATCGGTGCTGATAGCGAAAGAGCCGGAGAGCTTGTTGCACAACTTTACGCCCCATTCGTATTGAATGGAAATCCTATTATCAAAATGGGAACCGTTTCTGCAGAGCTAACTAAATACGCATGTAACGCATTCTTAGCAACCAAGATCTCCTTTGCAAACGAGATCGCAAACTTATGCGAAACTGTGGGTGCAGATTACGAAGACGTAAGAAAAGGAATGGGAACCGATTCCAGGATCGGACGCCAATTTTTATATGCCGGAATCGGTTACGGTGGTTCTTGTTTTCCTAAAGACGTTCGTGCATTGATCCGCACTTCTGAAAATTTTTCCTCTTCTTTGAGAATTATAAGAGAAGTGGAAAGAGTGAATGAGGATCAGAAGGTCCGTTTATTCACAAAGATAGAGGACTTCTTCGGGAAAGGTCAGATCAAAGGAAAAACTTTTGCAGTTTGGGGACTTGCATTCAAGCCGGGCACAGACGATATGAGAGAAGCTCCCTCCATTCCTTTATTATTAAAATTGCATGAAGAAGGCGCTAAGATCAAGGCATTCGATCCTGTTGCAAAAGAAACTTCAGAATACTATTTTAAAGATAAGATAGATTATGCGAAAGACGCGTATGACGCGTTGGAAGGTGCGGATGCACTCCTTCTTCTTACAGAATGGAGAGAATTCAGAGAACCTGATTTTTCCAGAATTAAAAAATTAATGAAAGGTCATGTGATCTTTGACGGTAGAAATCAATATCGTCCGGACCATATGAAAAAAGAAGGATTCAAATACTTCTCGATAGGTAAAAAAGCAGTTTAAAGTCCGTTTAATAAGTCCTGGATCTCTTTCTTTTCCTCCGGATCGGAGCTGAGTTCCAGGGCTTTTTTTAGATCTTCTTTCGCTTCCGTTTTTTTTCCGAGAGAAGAATACGCTCCCCCTCTATAATACAACACAGCTTTGGAATGTCCCGTAGGGAATTTATCCAAATACAGAGAAAACGTTTTGATCGCTTTTTCCCAGTTTTTCAATTCCGAAAAGCTGAGCCCTAAATTGAACAGGGCCTTATGTTTGTTCTCGGGCATTCTGGGATCTTCGGATGCAAAGGATTTATAAAAATAGTCTGCTGCCTTTTTGTATTCTTTGGCTTCGAAATAATATTCTCCCGCTTTTAATAGGAGGAGATTGTTTTCAGGATCTTTTTCCAATTCGGCAAGAAGGTTAACTTCTTTGTCTCGTTTTGAATAAGCCGACCTTAAAGTTTTGATCACCATTTTATGATCAGGCATTCCTGCGATCTTTTCAGTAAGGCTTCCGTTCTTGTCCAAAAACAAAAGTGTGGGATAGCCTGTAACTCCGTACTTTTTCTTTAAGTTCGGAAATTTGTCCCCATCCAGAGAAAGAAGTACGAACTTGGACATTTCTTTTCGAACTTCTTTTTTAGGATAAATTTCCTTTTTGAGGGTTTTACAATAACCGCACCAGTCCGCGTATACATCTATAAAGATGGGCCGTCCTTCCGTCTTTGCCTTATTAAAAGCGGTCTCGACGGAAGTCTCCCAAACCTCGGCGGTCATCTCCGAGGCGAATACCAGGGTGATCAATAGTAGGATGGAACGGATTTTTGAAAAAGGGAGCATTGGTCTCATCTCTTCGACCTTTTTTTCTCCGTTTCGTTTTTAAGGAAACGCAGAAATACGGAATTTTTTGTTTACCGTCAAGAACAGGTCCGGATATTCGAAGTATCTCCGGTGGTAACGATGGACTTCCTGCTTCAGTTAGAGCAAATCCTTAAAAAAAGAAAAGAAGAACTTCCCGAAAAATCCTACACTGCGGACCTCTTCCGAGGTGGCGTGGACCGTATCCTTAAAAAAGTAGGGGAAGAAGCTGGAGAAGTGATTATCGCAGCAAAAAACGCGGACAAAAAAGAACTCACTCATGAATCCGCGGATTTACTCTTTCATTTACAGGTTCTTCTTGTGGAAAGAGGGCTTTCTCTTTCCGACATAGTGGAAGAACTTAAAAAAAGACATTCTTAATCGATCTTTAAACCTGTAGTTTTGTCCCGCATTCAGGACAGAATTTCGCTCCGAAAATTTCTATTTTAAATCCACAGTTATGACAGAACTTTCCGCCAAGTTGAGGTTTGGCGGAGTTTTCCGTTTTGGTAGATACGAGCGTGGCAGCTCCCTGGCTGATCCTTTTGTCCTGCTCTTCTAATTCTTTTACTAGGCCCGAGGAGATGGATTTGAATTCAATCTCGGTCAATTTTCCGGTATCGAATTCTATTTTGAGGTCTTTCAGGTTATCCAGAAGAACGTCCCTTCTATCAAATAACTCGGAACTTTTAGGATCTGTTTCGTACGGGATATGTTTTGCGAACATACTCACGTAAACGAACGGAGCCGCGACTATCGCGACTAAAACTATATAAAAGAAAATTAATAAGAAATCCATTATTTCTGTTTCTCCTTTATTTCGGAGATGTATTTATCGAATGAGGAATGATTTTCCGATTCTGTTGCGATCGCCGCCTTAGGAGCTGTTCTTCTTTTTAGATACAAATAGATCAGAAGTATTCCGAATGCAGCAGCGGCTGCGATACTAAAATCGATCCAAGAGGAATCGGGTTTTGCCAGGATATCCGGACCAAAACCCATGATGACTCCTTGTGCCATTCCCTGGTTTCCGGTTTCGATAAACTTTGCAATGATCGGATCAGAAACCACATCTTGGCCGAAACCATGGATCATTTTATCCACGATCACATCTGCGGATTCTCCTGCTCTGATCCTATTTTCTATGAACAGTTTCAGTTTTGCGGAAACTGTACAATTATTAAAGGAACAACTTTTAATCGCGATAGAAGGGATACAAATACATCGGATTCTTTCCGTCACATTATGGAATGTGCGTATCTGTTCTTGATCTGTCAGATTCGTAAAAGTAGAATCAGCATGCGAAGCGCCGTTCCAAAGCAGAAATCCGAAGAGTAAAATTAGAATTTTCTTATATGATTCAAAAGTGATCAAACGTTTCATTTTTTATCTTCTCCTATCGGCAATAGGATCAATAATCCGGATAAGAAGAACATCAAGGATCCTGCCCAAATAAATTTTACCATAGGATTGATCCAGACTTCTAAATTTGCTACGATCTGGTTCGGGAATTTCAGATATTTTGCAGCCTTAATCGCAGGGTCTCTTGTAAAGAAGAAGTCCAAGAACATCCCGGGCAGATCCGGATTTTCATCCGAAAGATCCGCATGTTCTATCGCTCCTAATTGGATATAAAGATCCTCTTTAGGGGTAGAAGAGATAGAAGGTTCACTGGTGGGAATATGTGTCTCGAAGTCGCCGCTTAAATGGGAGATTTGCGGATAGTATCTTCTCTCGGTCACCATGGTATCAAAATCTTTCAGCTGTCTTTTGACTTCGAATGTTGCCTCATGAGAAACGATTACGTTCCTATGATTGACTCCGGCTTCCGGATCTCCGTTTATAATCGGTTTGATTTTAAGAGTGGTCGCACCAATCGTATAATCCCCTAAGATTGCAGTATCATCGCTTGTATAGATGAGTTCATTCGTAGGAGAAAATCTCAGGAAATAGAAAAACTTAACGGAAGTGTTTTGTTTGAATGCGTTTCCGGCAAGGCCTATAAATAATATCACCATAGACAAGTGGACCAGATAGCCGCCGTATCTTCTTTTATTCTTAAGAAGCATTCTGAATCCGGCCTGGATATAATTTTCTCCTTGGATAGCGGCCCTTCTCGCCTTGATACCATTATGATATTCTTGTGCGATTCCGGCTATCGTGAATATTCCGAGTCCTACCGTAACGACGCTGTAAACCTCTCCCAGAACATCACCTAAGCTATAATCACTGATAGAAAAATTGCTTCTATAATATAGGATATAGATTCCCGCCCCAACGAAGCCTGCGATCAGAGGTTTTAATAATGTAGTAAAAAATATTTGGTCAGCACCTTTTCTCCATGCGAGTAATGGTGCGGCTCCCATGAGTAGGATCAGAAGGATTCCCGCTGGAACTCCCCAGGAGTTAAACCAAGGCGCCTTATATTCCACTCCGGATAATAAAGGAGAGAATACTCCGAGCAGAATGGATAGTGTCGCGATCACCAAAAGGAAATTATTGAGTAAGAAACTTCCTTCTTTGGAAGTGATTGCTTCTAAATTTCTTTCCGGTTTCAGTTTGTCTTTTCTATATATTAAAATTCCAAGATAGAATAGAAAGCTTACACCGATAAATACTATAAATGGAGTTCCGATACTGGATTTGGAGAAAGAGTGAGGTCCTTCTAAAACTCCGCTTCGAGTGATCCAAGTTCCGAGTAGGCAAAAATGGAATGCTAGGATGATCAGAAGCATATTCCAAAATTTTAACATTCCTCTTCTTTCTTGGATGATCATGGAATGCAGGAACGCAGTTGATAAGAGCCAAGGCATCAAACTTGCG
This genomic stretch from Leptospira neocaledonica harbors:
- a CDS encoding ABC transporter permease, which produces MTSFVFLRNLRILSVLVRRDYALQYAGSALGLTWMFLQNVSLILIYTVVFYFIGIRSQGENSIEYFSNVLSGLLFWIPLQEYLIRGTGILTDNRQLIKRSPLGPEIFLWIPFVQFLLHWAVTSIPIFIFLGWAGKLGIWSLPLSFLSMFCTGLFLACLQSYLARVNIILRDISPLVRLLTQFLFWGLPILYESKGILGKLNVFNPFFFPLEIFRSALLAGYESKAGILDFLPFIGIFLGIFLLSRTKLNQIVLDHL
- a CDS encoding ABC transporter ATP-binding protein, which produces MIRIENISKTYQGYSKPWNRLLSAATFGYFGLDVKYKALDGISFSAEKGEVIGIIGRNGAGKSTLLKLLTGVSKVDSGKLEKKGTIRSILELGVGFNPELSGEENLYYNGLVWGLDPEELIRSSEEIFRFSGLSEFRKSPLKNYSSGMTMRLGFALATAKRPDILIVDEALAVGDASFQQKSLNRFRKFSEEGTLTLIVSHDLELLKSVCTRLLVLEKGKLVFDGDPIDGFREYMQIIASSSLEGNTKILDKDSLVESLDVEIQYAGKSNPSILPVGAEILLRVVASFRSSLEDLTVGFHIDDHRGIRVFGTNTFHIGGRQKDLKQKEPVRIDFRFPMNLSPGKYSLGIALHSGESHAEGSYLWKDGVLQFELERLDVPKFEGAAWIPVKVEAKKGDFSG
- a CDS encoding UDP-glucose dehydrogenase family protein — encoded protein: MKVCVIGSGYVGLVAGACFAEYGNHVICVDKDSKKIEDLKKGIIPIYEPGLSELVLNNHKENRLGFSTSIQEGVEGSEIIFIAVGTPTSEDGSADLSAVFAVAEQIGKSINGYKVIVDKSTVPVGTAAKVREIISKNTKHEFDVVSNPEFLKEGAAIDDFMRPERVVIGADSERAGELVAQLYAPFVLNGNPIIKMGTVSAELTKYACNAFLATKISFANEIANLCETVGADYEDVRKGMGTDSRIGRQFLYAGIGYGGSCFPKDVRALIRTSENFSSSLRIIREVERVNEDQKVRLFTKIEDFFGKGQIKGKTFAVWGLAFKPGTDDMREAPSIPLLLKLHEEGAKIKAFDPVAKETSEYYFKDKIDYAKDAYDALEGADALLLLTEWREFREPDFSRIKKLMKGHVIFDGRNQYRPDHMKKEGFKYFSIGKKAV
- a CDS encoding tetratricopeptide repeat protein — protein: MLPFSKIRSILLLITLVFASEMTAEVWETSVETAFNKAKTEGRPIFIDVYADWCGYCKTLKKEIYPKKEVRKEMSKFVLLSLDGDKFPNLKKKYGVTGYPTLLFLDKNGSLTEKIAGMPDHKMVIKTLRSAYSKRDKEVNLLAELEKDPENNLLLLKAGEYYFEAKEYKKAADYFYKSFASEDPRMPENKHKALFNLGLSFSELKNWEKAIKTFSLYLDKFPTGHSKAVLYYRGGAYSSLGKKTEAKEDLKKALELSSDPEEKKEIQDLLNGL
- the hisE gene encoding phosphoribosyl-ATP diphosphatase; translation: MDFLLQLEQILKKRKEELPEKSYTADLFRGGVDRILKKVGEEAGEVIIAAKNADKKELTHESADLLFHLQVLLVERGLSLSDIVEELKKRHS
- a CDS encoding zinc ribbon domain-containing protein, which encodes MDFLLIFFYIVLVAIVAAPFVYVSMFAKHIPYETDPKSSELFDRRDVLLDNLKDLKIEFDTGKLTEIEFKSISSGLVKELEEQDKRISQGAATLVSTKTENSAKPQLGGKFCHNCGFKIEIFGAKFCPECGTKLQV
- a CDS encoding cytochrome c-type biogenesis protein CcmH; this translates as MKRLITFESYKKILILLFGFLLWNGASHADSTFTNLTDQEQIRTFHNVTERIRCICIPSIAIKSCSFNNCTVSAKLKLFIENRIRAGESADVIVDKMIHGFGQDVVSDPIIAKFIETGNQGMAQGVIMGFGPDILAKPDSSWIDFSIAAAAAFGILLIYLYLKRRTAPKAAIATESENHSSFDKYISEIKEKQK
- a CDS encoding heme lyase CcmF/NrfE family subunit; this translates as MNDLGAVCLISSFSILLFSIIQTSYGIFKNDSRALELGRYTLMANFAVILLAFIVLVVQLMRTDLSNYYVAMHSSEHLPLFYKITSVWSGSSGSLLFWNLLLSGFTFIVLWQTKDLLNERIPVMHLSLAVITCFFSFLAIFFPDAQPFREFQPAAVAGRGLNPLLQHWAMIIHPPILYIGYVSFAIPFAIASSALITGQLSENWFRFVRRWSIFSWFFLGTGILLGSKWAYEELGWGGYWAWDPVENASLMPWLLSTAFLHSMIIQERRGMLKFWNMLLIILAFHFCLLGTWITRSGVLEGPHSFSKSSIGTPFIVFIGVSFLFYLGILIYRKDKLKPERNLEAITSKEGSFLLNNFLLVIATLSILLGVFSPLLSGVEYKAPWFNSWGVPAGILLILLMGAAPLLAWRKGADQIFFTTLLKPLIAGFVGAGIYILYYRSNFSISDYSLGDVLGEVYSVVTVGLGIFTIAGIAQEYHNGIKARRAAIQGENYIQAGFRMLLKNKRRYGGYLVHLSMVILFIGLAGNAFKQNTSVKFFYFLRFSPTNELIYTSDDTAILGDYTIGATTLKIKPIINGDPEAGVNHRNVIVSHEATFEVKRQLKDFDTMVTERRYYPQISHLSGDFETHIPTSEPSISSTPKEDLYIQLGAIEHADLSDENPDLPGMFLDFFFTRDPAIKAAKYLKFPNQIVANLEVWINPMVKFIWAGSLMFFLSGLLILLPIGEDKK